A genome region from Chiroxiphia lanceolata isolate bChiLan1 chromosome 5, bChiLan1.pri, whole genome shotgun sequence includes the following:
- the LOC116786816 gene encoding hyaluronidase-1-like, translating into MDVRVRQLAVMFLLAMVDAHLPKPARAPLVLHRPFMVLWNAPTEQCRLRYKVDLDLSVFDIASNINETLSGSNVTIFYHTHLGYYPYYSDSGDPVNGGVPQNQSLIKHLSKAKSDIDYCIPMKKFQGLAVIDWENWRPQWDRNWGNKSIYRNKSLEIVWRRHPRWSEEKIRKVAKEEFENAGRSFMNNTILLAEHMRPNGLWGYYLYPDCYNYDYKEHPQTYTGKCPPIESFRNDLLLWLWKQSTALYPSIYLDYILKSSPNALKFVHYRVKEAIRVASIARKDYVLPVFVYSRPFYAYTFHVLTETDLVNTIGESAALGAAGVVLWGSMKYASSKESCLTVKQYVDGPLGHYIVNVTSAAKLCSKVLCQKNGRCIRKISNSSAYLHLSPTDFKIRSHHSEKGHRFQVTGEPSLESIEAMRQRFVCQCYQGWTGIFCELPDQRLLEHWIHVVFSRSRKQKLFIFLLGAIQLLLLCSTH; encoded by the exons ATGGATGTCCGGGTCAGACAGTTAGCAGTGATGTTTCTGCTTGCTATGGTTGATGCTCATCTGCCGAAGCCGGCACGGGCCCCTCTGGTTCTGCACAGGCCCTTCATGGTTCTTTGGAACGCACCAACAGAGCAGTGCAGGCTGCGGTACAAGGTGGACCTGGATCTCAGTGTTTTTGACATTGCATCCAACATCAATGAGACTTTGAGTGGATCCAATGTGACAATCTTCTATCACACTCATTTGGGGTACTATCCTTACTACTCAGATAGCGGAGATCCTGTTAATGGAGGGGTGCCCCAGAATCAAAGTCTTATCAAACACCTTAGTAAAGCAAAGTCTGACATTGACTATTGCATACCCATGAAGAAATTTCAGGGACTTGCAGTCATTGACTGGGAAAACTGGAGGCCCCAGTGGGACAGGAACTGGGGCAATAAAAGCATCTACAGAAATAAGTCTCTTGAGATTGTTTGGAGACGTCATCCTCGGTggtcagaagagaaaattagaaaagtgGCTAAAGAGGAATTTGAAAATGCTGGCAGGAGTTTTATGAACAACACCATCCTTCTGGCTGAGCATATGAGACCAAATGGTTTGTGGGGTTACTATCTTTACCCAGACTGCTACAATTATGATTACAAAGAACATCCCCAAACATACACGGGGAAGTGCCCACCCATTGAGTCTTTCCGCAACGACCTCCTGCTTTGGCTGTGGAAGCAAAGCACTGCTCTCTACCCTTCTATATACCTGGATTATATACTGAAATCAAGTCCAAATGCACTAAAATTTGTTCACTATCGGGTTAAAGAGGCAATACGTGTTGCCTCAATTGCTCGAAAAGACTACGTTTTGCCTGTGTTTGTTTACTCCAGACCATTTTATGCCTATACTTTTCATGTTTTAACAGAG ACAGATCTGGTCAATACCATTGGGGAAAGCGCGgctttgggagcagcaggagttgTTCTCTGGGGCAGTATGAAATACGCCAGCTCAAAG gAGAGCTGTTTAACTGTGAAACAGTACGTTGATGGACCCTTAGGACATTACATCGTTAATGTGACCTCAGCAGCCAAACTCTGTAGCAAAGTCCTGTGCCAGAAGAATGGAAGGTGTATCCGCAAAATCAGCAACTCTTCTGCTTACCTCCATTTGTCACCCACCGATTTTAAGATCCGAAGCCATCACTCAGAGAAAGGCCACAGGTTCCAGGTGACTGGTGAACCCAGCCTGGAGAGTATTGAAGCCATGAGGCAGAGATTCGTTTGTCAGTGTTACCAGGGCTGGACAGGAATATTTTGTGAATTGCCTGACCAAAGGCTATTGGAGCATTGGATTCATGTAGTGTTCAGTAgatcaagaaaacaaaagctttttatcTTCCTCTTAGGAGCCATACAGCTTCTTCTGCTTTGTTCCACACACTAA